The following coding sequences lie in one Apium graveolens cultivar Ventura chromosome 3, ASM990537v1, whole genome shotgun sequence genomic window:
- the LOC141712365 gene encoding monooxygenase 2-like, with translation MERVTEMKKVEDVVIVGGGICGLATAVALKRVGIDAVVLERAETLRTTGTSITLASNAWLALDALGVSHKLSRLYSPLTRSTVINVSNGAVQQISFPQADKGRQVAPKAVHRKALMQALAEELPIKNIHFSCKITSISTELDIQGSSIAVLLMEDGTYIKTKVLIGCDGVHSRVARWLGLGEPVNSGRSAVRGLSIFPQGHQYDHDFTRFVDVSFNGAFVPLTDTELFWGLVIGNSAPLEHRDIAATTPAESIQRDIKEHHCKDFPKVYLDVVSHLDLSTLTWGPLKLRLPWNVIFGNLNKGTITVAGDAMHPMTPDLGQGGCSALEDAVVLGRCIGESYLKNERQLVSSEVAKAIDDYVKERRWRVAGLIAASFVSGWMQDGSSWLKRFIRNAIFYRIFRQYFSNITNYDCGKLPKISSCSPESNSRNKID, from the exons ATGGAAAGAGTGACGGAGATGAAGAAAGTGGAGGACGTAGTGATAGTTGGGGGAGGCATATGTGGACTGGCGACGGCGGTGGCGCTGAAGAGGGTTGGAATAGATGCAGTGGTGCTGGAGAGAGCCGAGACTCTTCGAACCACCGGAACTTCTATAACTCTGGCTTCTAATGCATGGCTTGCCCTTGATGCTCTTGGTGTCTCTCACAAGCTCAGCCGTCTTTATTCTCCTTTAACTAG GAGTACTGTGATAAATGTTAGCAATGGCGCAGTTCAACAAATTTCATTCCCCCAAGCTGACAA GGGACGGCAAGTTGCACCCAAAGCAGTGCACCGTAAGGCCTTAATGCAGGCTCTTGCTGAAGAACTACCAATCAAGAACATCCATTTTTCTTGTAAAATAACTTCTATATCAACGGAATTGGATATCCAAGGTTCATCAATTGCTGTTCTCCTGATGGAAGATGGAACATACATCAAAACCAAG GTATTGATTGGATGTGACGGGGTGCACTCACGGGTGGCTCGTTGGCTAGGACTTGGAGAACCGGTGAACTCGGGACGATCTGCTGTAAGAGGATTATCAATCTTTCCTCAAGGCCATCAGTATGATCATGACTTTACCCGATTCGTTGATGTGAGCTTCAACGGTGCTTTTGTTCCACTCACAGATACAGAACTATTTTGGGGTCTAGTTATAGGCAACTCTGCACCTCTAG AGCACCGGGACATTGCAGCTACAACTCCTGCAGAATCTATTCAAAGGGACATTAAGGAACATCACTGTAAAGACTTTCCAAAGGTGTACTTAGACGTCGTCAGCCATTTAGATCTATCGACATTAACATGGGGTCCACTCAAGCTTAGACTTCCATGGAATGTTATATTTGGCAATTTAAACAAAGGGACCATAACAGTGGCTGGTGACGCAATGCATCCCATGACACCTGATCTTGGCCAAGGTGGTTGTAGTGCTCTGGAAGACGCAGTTGTCCTAGGCCGTTGCATAGGCGAATCTTATCTGAAGAATGAACGGCAGCTTGTGTCGTCCGAGGTGGCTAAAGCCATTGATGATTACGTAAAGGAGAGGAGGTGGCGAGTGGCAGGATTGATTGCAGCTTCGTTTGTATCAGGTTGGATGCAAGACGGTTCATCATGGTTGAAGAGATTCATTAGAAATGCTatattttacaggatttttcgTCAATATTTTTCCAACATTACAAACTATGATTGTGGGAAGTTACCCAAGATATCTTCTTGCTCACCTGAATCCAACTCTCGCAATAAGATTGACTAG